The proteins below come from a single Benincasa hispida cultivar B227 chromosome 4, ASM972705v1, whole genome shotgun sequence genomic window:
- the LOC120076227 gene encoding cyclin-A1-1-like → MFLKAICSCCSRHHRRGFINAVGMLGQLPCRNTLLEYSMLCYAPSLVAASAIFLAKFILLPTKRPWNSTLQHYTHYQPSDLVDCVKDLHRLCCNTHNSSLPAIREKYSQHKYKHVAKKYCPPTIPPEFFQNQTQ, encoded by the exons ATGTTTCTTAAG GCGATTTGTTCGTGCTGCTCAAGGCACCACCGACGAGGTTTCATCAATGCAGTTGGAATGCTTGGCCAACTTCCTTGCCGAAATACTCTTTTAGAATACAGTATGCTTTGCTACGCACCATCACTTGTGGCTGCCTCGGCGATCTTCTTGGCAAAGTTCATACTTCTTCCAACTAAGAGACCATGG AACTCCACCTTGCAGCATTATACACATTATCAGCCATCCGACCTTGTCGACTGCGTTAAGGATTTGCATCGCCTCTGCTGTAACACCCACAATTCTAGCTTACCAGCCATCAGAGAGAAATACAGCCAGCATAAG TACAAACACGTGGCGAAGAAGTACTGCCCTCCGACGATACCTCCGGAGTTCTTCCAGAATCAAACACAGTAA
- the LOC120075363 gene encoding cyclin-A1-1-like encodes MSTHNRRPSFSSSTTSSLAKRQASSASSSDNVGKVMAVPPHLAKKRAPLGNLTNFKNVSHSAAKSSVPPAIMVPCATKAVKARKSSPARTRSTNLPVTNSTTLVDVKTTNAVAPSNATAFSRTDATAVSSCMDVSPSKSDGVSVSLDETMSTCDSFKSPDVEYLDNTDVPAVDSVERKTKSSLCISGPAPISSQAPIKGSICNRDVLTEMATDGDIIDVDIDFMDPQQCATIACDIYKHLRASEAKKRPSTDFMEKIQKEINSNMRGILIDWLVEVAEEYRLVPDTLYLTVNYIDRYLSGNSMDRQRLQLLGVACMMIAS; translated from the exons ATGTCTACCCATAATCGCCGTCCTTCGTTTTCGTCGTCGACGACGTCGTCGTTGGCCAAACGACAAGCGTCCTCGGCCTCGTCGTCGGACAATGTAGGAAAGGTTATGGCGGTTCCACCACACTTGGCGAAGAAGCGAGCGCCACTTGGTAACCTAACGAATTTTAAGAATGTGTCTCATAGTGCAGCCAAAAGCTCTGTTCCGCCTGCTATTATG GTGCCTTGTGCAACCAAAGCTGTCAAGGCCAGAAAGAGTTCCCCTGCTAGAACTCGCAGCACTAACTTGCCGGTGACCAATTCGACCACATTGGTTGATGTCAAAACGACGAATGCAGTTGCTCCTAGCAATGCTACAGCTTTCTCAAGAACTGATGCCACGGCTGTCTCTAGTTGTATGGATGTCTCTCCCTCTAAATCAGATGGAGTATCAGTTTCCTTAGATGAAACTATGTCTACCTGTGATTCTTTTAAGAGTCCCGACGTCGAGTACTTGGACAATACTGATGTCCCAGCAGTTGATTCTGTTGAGAGGAAAACTAAAAGCAGTCTCTGCATTTCAGGCCCGGCACCAATTAGTAGTCAAGCACCAATTAAAG GTAGTATATGCAATAGAGATGTACTCACAGAAATGGCAACAGATGGCGATATCATTGATGTAGATATCGATTTCATGGATCCCCAGCAATGTGCTACAATTGCTTGTGATATTTACAAGCACTTGCGAGCATCTGAG GCAAAGAAAAGGCCTTCTACAGATTTCATGGAGAAAATTCAGAaggaaataaattcaaatatgcGTGGCATACTGATTGATTGGCTTGTGGAG GTAGCAGAAGAGTATAGGCTCGTGCCAGATACTCTATATTTGACAGTGAACTACATTGATCGATACCTATCAGGAAATTCGATGGATCGACAACGATTACAGTTGCTTGGTGTTGCTTGCATGATGATTGCTTCGTAA